In the Helicobacter cetorum MIT 99-5656 genome, CCTTCTTTGTGAAAAAACACAATTAGACAAAAGAGAAAAGGGTAAAGAATTTTTAGCTCATCTTAGTTATTTTTGCGTGCGTTTAGATAACCCCAAAGACTTTGAAAGCTTGAGTAAAATCGTTACAAAAAATAAACCCTTAATTTTCTATTTTTCTATCGCCCCAAGTTTTTTTGCAACTACCGCTCAAAATTTAGCCAAAAATGCTCTTAATCACGCTAACGCTCGCCTGATTTTAGAAAAACCCTTAGGGCATGATTTAAAGACTTGCAAAGAAATCGCTCAAACTATCAGTGCCTATTTTAAAGAAGAGCAAATTTTTAGAATTGACCATTATTTAGGAAAAAAAGGCGTTCAAAATATCCTTGAATTACGCTTGAATAACCCTATTTTTAACTCATTATGGGAGCAAATCAGTTCGGTTGAAATTTGCTTGTATGAAACTTTGGGGGTAGAAGAAAGGGGCGAATTTTACGATAAAGTCGGGGCTTTAAGAGATATGGTTCAAAACCATATTTTACAAATTTTATCTCTCATTGCTACAGATTTACCAAAAGATTTAAAAGATTTACGAAAAGAAAAAATCAAGGTTTTAAAGACCTTACAACCCCCTAAAGATTTTGAAAAACAGGTAGTGCGGGCTCAATATCAAGGCTATAGAGATGAAAATAATGTCAATAGCAAGAGCCAAACAGAGACTTTTGTCGCCATTAAAGCCTTTTTAGACACACCTAAATTTAAAAATGTGCCTTTCTATCTAAAAACCGCTAAAAAAATGCCCTATAATCAAACGAGTGTGAAAATCCATTTCAATTCAATTAACACACTGGAATTTTCTCTCTCTCAAAATAAAATCACTCTCACACTAAAAGACAATCAAAACCCCCTTGTTTTGGAAACCCATAACACGCATGAGTTTTTACAACCCTATGCCAAATTACTCTATGATGCAATACAAAATAACCAAAACAATTTCGCCCACCAGCTAGAATTAGAAGCGTCATGGGTTTTTATTGACACGCTTATGGAGAGTTTTATAAACAATGCCACGCCCTTACGCTTCTATGAGAGCCATAATCTAAACGAATCAGAATTTTTAAAACCACTCTATCAATAAAAGGAATTTCATGGGCTATCAATTATTTGAATTTGAGAGTTTAGAAAGTTGCCACAAGGCTTTAATAGAAAATTTTAAGGAATTTTTTAATGCCACTTTAAGAGAACACAACGAAGTTGCTATCGCTTTTTCTGGAGGTAAATCGCCCATTAGCTTATTGCAAAAATTGAGCGTTTTAGATTTAGAATACCAACATTGCTTGGTAAGTTTGGTAGATGAACGCATAGTAACACCAAGTTCTAATGATAGTAACACCAAGCTACTACACGACTACTTATTACAAAATAACGCCAAAAACGCACGCTTAATCTCTCTTTTAGGCGATGACTTGGGCGATAAAAATGCACTTTTAGACTTTGCTAACAAGCATTTCAAACAGCCCCATTTAGCCATTTTAGGCATGGGGACTGATGGGCATACGGCTAGCCTCTTTCCTGAAACGAACGCCTTTTTAAATGAAGAAAAAGAAAATATTGTCTTTACAAAACCTACAAACGCCCCTTATGAGCGACTCAGCATGTCCATTAATGCCTTGGAAAATTGCGAAAAACTTTTTTTAAGCATTAGTGGAACTGAAAAAAGAGAAGTTTTAGAAAAAGCGTTACAGGAAAATGCCCCCTACTCTCTGCCGATTGCTAGAATTTTACACTCTAAAAAAGTTACTACGGAGATATATTATGCCAAAGACTAAAACTTACCCAAGACTATTAGCCGATATCGGTGGCACAAACGCACGCTTTGGCTTAGAAATCGCCCCACGACAAATTGAATACATTGAAGTCTTACAATGTAAAGATTTTGAGAGCTTAAGCGATGCGGTGCGTTTCTATCTCTCTAAATATAAAGAAAATCTTAAATTGCACCCCCTTTATGGCTCTTTTGCTGTGGCTACGCCCATTATGGGCGATTTTGTCCAAATGACTAACAACCACTGGACTTTTTCTATAGAAACCACAAGGCAATGTTTGGGTTTAGAAAAATTGCTTGTGATTAATGATTTTGAGGCACAAGCCTATGCCATTAGTGCGATGCAAGAAAGCGATTTAGCTCAAGTGGGTGGAATCAAATGTGAAATCAACGCCCCTAAGGCAATTTTGGGGCCAGGAACTGGGCTAGGGGTAAGCACTCTTATTCATAATAGTGATGGCTCTTTAAAAGTATTGCCCGGCGAAGGGGGGCATGTGAGCTTTGCCCCTTTTGATGATTTGGAAATTTTAGTGTGGCAATACGCCCGCTCTAAATTCAACCATGTGAGTGCGGAAAGGTTTTTGAGTGGGAGTGGCTTGGTGCTGATTTATGAAGCCCTATCCAAACGCAAAGGTTTTCAAAAAGCAGCCAAGTTAAGCAAGGCTGAGCTGACCCCACAAATTATTAGCGAACGGGCTTTGAATGGGGATTATCCTTTATGCAGATTGACACTAGATACTTTTTGTGCGATGCTAGGCACACTAGCCTCTGATGTGGCTCTTACCTTAGGTGCTAGGGGGGGCGTGTATTTGTGCGGCGGGATAATTCCACGATTTATTGATTATTTTAAAACTTCGCCTTTTAGAGTGCGTTTTGAGACTAAAGGGCGTATGGGAGCGTTTCTAGCTTCTATTCCTGTGCATGTCGTGTTGAAAAAAACTCCTGGACTTGATGGAGCAGGCATTGCGTTAGAGAATTATTTGGTGTAGTAATGCGTTTTAGGGTAGCGGATATTTTTTGTGGTGCTGGAGGGTTAAGCTATGGCTTTTCTACGCACCCAAACTTTGAGTTAATATGGGCTAATGATATAGATAAAGATGCCATTTTAAGCTATCAGGCTAACCATAAAAACACACAAACCATTTTATGCGATATTACACAGCTTAATTGTCAAAATTTGCCACGCACTCAAATTGATATTTTGCTTGGAGGTCCGCCGTGCCAAAGCTACTCCACACTAGGCAAAAGACAAATGGATGAAAAAGCAAATTTATTTAAAGAATATTTGCGTGTTTTAGATTTAGTAAAACCAAAAATATTTATTTTTGAAAATGTCGTAGGTTTAATGTCTATGCAAAAAGGGCAATTATTCAAAAAAATTTGTAGTGCCTTTAAAGATAGGGGTTATATTTTAGAATATACCATTTTAAATGCCTTAGATTATGGTGTGCCTCAAATAAGAGAGCGAGTGATTTTGGTAGGTGTGCTTAAAAACTTTAACAGGCAATTTTATTTTCCTAAACCCACAAAAAAGCATTTTTCCCTAAAAGATGCTTTGGGAGATTTGCCCCAAATTCAGAGTGGTGAAAATGGTAATGCTTTGGGCTATCTTAAAAATGCGGATAATGATTTTTTAAAATTTGTGCGAAATTCTAAAGAATTAAGCGAGCATTCTAGCCCTAAAAATAACGAAAAACTTATAGAAATTATGCAAACACTAAAAGATGGGCAAAGTAAAGATGACTTGCCTAAAGATTTACGCCCTAAAAGTGGCTATATCAATACCTACGCTAAAATGTGGTGGGAAAAACCAGCTCCCACCATTACAAGAAATTTTTCCACTCCAAGTAGTTCTAGGTGTATCCATCCAAGAGATTCTAGAGCGTTAAGTATTAGAGAGGGGGCAAGATTACAGAGTTTTAGAGATGATTACAAGTTTTATGGAAGTGCTAGTGCTAAAAGATTGCAAATCGGTAATGCTGTGCCGCCATTATTAAGTGTAGCACTCGCTCATGCAGTCTTTGATTTTTTAAAGGGGTAAAATGTTTAATAATAACGATTTTAAAGATTATAGAAAATTACTAGGTTTTAATTCGCAAAGTGCTTTTAAGGAATTTTTAGGTGCTAAAGACATAGAGCCTTGTATTGATTTTAATTATTTGAATGCGTTAAAAGAAAGGCTTATTGACATTTTTAGCACTATCAATCATATTTATTGTTTTAAATACAATAAATATGAACTAGAGAATTTTTTTGATTTTATGGAATATGTCTTTTCAAAGATTATTGATAATAACATAATTGCCAAACTCACTAATCAAGGCAGAAGACCTGAAGAGGTGTGTTTTTCTTGGATGCGTGGGTTTCTAGTAGCAGAGTTTTTTAAAGATTTTATCGCTTATCTTTTTGGCACACAAAAAGACACAATCAAATTTTTTGGCGGTGATAATTTTGATAACATAGAAAACTTTAAGAGAAGCCCTAAGGCAGATTTTCTGTTAAATAATCGTTTATTGCTAGAAGTCCAAAGCGGATTTCAAGGAATAAATGACATTAAACAACATAAGGTCTTAGAAGCCAAAAGGCGTTTAGAAGAAAATAAAATCCCTACCATTGTAGTGCATTTTGACTTATTTAATGGGCAAGCGGCATGTGTAGACATTTCTAAAATCAAAGAAAATGATTTAAACTGGATAACTCGTCAGCAAATGGAAGGGCAAAGCGTGTTTAATATAGCACAAAACTTTTTTAATTATAAGATTACAGAAATTCCTAATACTCAAATTATCTATTAAGCTGAAAACACCTTAGCCTTGTATAAAAAGAAAAAGAGTATTAGAAGCGTAATAGTAAAATGGGCGGTGATAATGCTTAGGGGTGAAAAGTAGTGCAATTCTAAACTGCTTAGCGATAAGATTAGCACAGAGATTACACGCACACAGCTTGACATAAGTGATGAGAGTGATGAAATATTGTTTTTGGAAACAAAGCTTGAAAATTGATAGCCCAAACAATAGCTCATGTAAGTGAAAAACGCCACCATTAACGCATACACCCCTATGAATAAATAAGGTATGTTAGTGAGCAATAAGGGGCTAATGCTAAGTAAGACTACAAGACAACTCAAAGTGATTTTTTGACTATAACTAGATGCTTTGAGAAAATGAACCAGTATAGAAATCACTTGAAAAGCGATGTAGAATATAAAAAGGTGTTGCTCTTTGATGCCTTGAGCCAAAAAATACGCTTGCCACATATTAAAATGGCTCATAAAAAAGAGTGGCACAATCAAATGCCCTACTAACAAAATTTTAAGCTTGGGATTGTCTCTAAGCTCCTTAAGACTTCCTTTGACTTGTTCCTTGAGTAATTTTAATCCTTTTTGAGTTTTCTTGGGGATTTGATTTTCTTTAAAAAAAGAAATAATAATTAGCATGCATAACAGCACTAAAAAAAGTGCCACCATATACATGCTTGCATGCATTTTTGAATACAAAAACGAGCCAAAAGAACTCCCCATAATCATGCTTAAATAAGTGATTTGATTATTTCTAGCTAAAAATTTGGATAAATCTTGCTTGTTCTCTTTAATATCTGTAATGAGTGTGGCATCAATAGTGCCACTCTTGCAAGCACTAGCAATACCATAAAACCCCCATGCTAAAAGCATGAGTATAAAGCTATCAAAAAATAGCACGCAACAAAAACTAGCGATTAAAAAGAGATTAGAAAAGAGAAATAAATTTTTCCTACTCATCAAATCCGCTAAAACGCCGCTTGGATATTCAGCCACTAACACACAGAAACTAAAAAAGGTTTGCACGAGTAAAATTTCACTTAAACTTAGCCCCTTAGAAAGCAATAAGGGGGTCAAAATCGCATGGGGCAAAGATTGAGCGATAAGTAAGAGAAAATTCGCCCCATAGTAAGCTAAAATGTTTTTTCTTAGAGTTTCCATTTGAGAATTATAATTAAAACTAGTTTATAATGGCTTGTATCTTTTAGACTTAAGGGGTATTTGATGCTCACACAATTAAAAACTTATCCAAAATTACTCAAGCATTATGAAGAGTTCAAAGAAGTTTGCATGCGTGATTTGTTTCTCAAAGATAAAGAGAGAGCGAGTCGCTATTTTGTGCAATTTGGTGGCTTAAGTTTAGATTATTCCAAAAACCGCTTGAACGACACGACCTTAAAGCTTCTCTTTGAACTAGCCAATGATTGCTCTTTGAAAGAAAAAATTGAAAGCATGTTTAAGGGCGAAAAAATCAATACCACCGAAAAGAGAGCTGTTTTACACACCGCATTAAGAAGTTTGAATGATACAGAAATATTGCTAGATAGTATGGAAGTGTTAAAAAGTGTTAGAAATGTTTTAAAACGCATGCGAGCCTTTAGCGATAGCGTGCGAAGTGGTAAAAGACTAGGCTATACCAATCAAATCATTACCGATATTGTCAATATTGGTATAGGGGGGTCGGATTTAGGGGCATTAATGATTTGCACCGCCCTAAAACGCTACGCCCACCCACGATTGAACATGCATTTTGTTTCTAATGTAGATGGCACACAAATTTTAGATGTTTTAGACAAACTCAATCCCGCAAGCACGCTTTTTATTGTGGCTTCTAAGACTTTTTCTACCCAAGAAACTCTAACCAACGCCCTGACGGCTAGAAAATGGTTTGTAGAAAGGAGCGGTGATGAAAAGTATATCGCTAAGCACTTTGTAGCGGTCTCTACCAATAAAGAAGCGGTGCAACAATTTGGCATTGACGAGCATAACATGTTTGAATTTTGGGATTTTGTAGGGGGGCGTTATAGCTTGTGGTCTGCTATAGGATTGTCTATTATGATTTATTTGGGGAAGAAAAATTTTAACGCCCTTTTAAAAGGGGCGTATTTAATGGACGAGCATTTTAGAAACGCCCCTTTTGAAAGCAACTTGCCTGTTTTGATGGGATTAATTGGCGTGTGGTATATCAATTTCTTTAAATCAAAGAGCCATTTAATCGCCCCTTATGACCAATATCTAAGGCATTTTCCTAAATTTATCCAGCAACTTGATATGGAGAGTAATGGCAAACGCATTACCAAAAAAGGCGAAGTAGTCAATTACGACACTTGCCCTATTATTTGGGGCGATATGGGAATCAATGCTCAACACGCCTTTTTCCAGCTCTTACACCAAGGCACACATTTAACGCCCATTGATTTTATCGCTTCGTTGAATAAAAAGGGCAACGCTAAGGGGCATCATGAAATTTTATTCAGCAATGTTTTAGCTCAAGCTCAAGCTTTTATGAAGGGCAAAAGTTACGAAGAGGCGTTCGGCGAATTGCTTTCAAAAGGTTTAGAAAAAGATGAGGCGCTAGACTTAGCCAAACACAGAGAATTTTCTGGCAATCGCCCTTCTAATATCCTTTTATTAGAAGAGATTTCACCAAGCAATATGGGTGCATTAGTGGCTCTTTATGAACATAAAGTCTTTGTGCAAGGGGTTGTTTGGGATATTAATAGCTTTGACCAATGGGGTGTGGAACTAGGCAAAGAGTTAGCTGTGCCGATTTTACAAGAATTAGAGGGGCATAAAAGCAACGCTTATTTTGACAACTCTACCAAGCATTTAATAGAATTGTATAAGGACTATAATCAAAAACTACAATAACGCATTGCTACAAGGGGTTCTAAACCCTATCATAGCCAGCAACCTTAACATGTGCCACGCTTAATATAGAGTCAACGATTTTTATAACACTGATAGCACCATGTATTAACTATTAAAATTTTAGTAGAGTAGATTCTTCACATACTAGCATTTTTTGCCTTTAAAAATTTCAAAAAAAATGAAATTTCTCATCATGCCTACTATTTTACATATTAAAATTGAGTCAATAAAACTAATATCATAAAATCAAACAGCTATAGAGTATTTGCTTTGTTAATCTCATTATAAGGGGCATTGTATGAAAAAGGGCATTGCAAATGTTTTTCTTACTACCTTTGGAGCATTGCTTAGTTTTAGCACTTCTTTGCAAGGCTTTGATGTTAAGCTCAATGGTTTTATTGACCAATCTAGCACCATCGGTTTCAATCAGGATAAAATCAATAGTGAAAGAGGTGTCTATCCTACGCCACAATATGCAACGATTGCTGGTTATTTAGGGGTTGATTTTAGTCTGTTACCCAAAAAAGTTTCTGACCATGTTTTAAAAGGCAAAATTGGAGGCTTGATAGGGTCAATTATCTATGATGGCACTTCTAAATTTAAAGATGGCTCTATCGCTTATAATCTCTTTGGTTACTACGATGGGTTTATGGGGGGCTATACCAATATTTTACAAACAGATAGTCCTGCAATTGAAAACCAAAAACGCAATCGTGATGTCCGTAATTATGTGTTCAATAATGCATATTTAGAATACCGCTATAAAAATTATTTTGAGATTAAAGCCGGACGCTACCAATCCACTATGCCTTATAGAAGCGCACAAACCCAAGGCTTTCAGGTTTCTGGAGAGTATAAACACACACGCTTGACTTGGTTTAGCTCTTTTGGCAGAGCGTTTGCCTACGGCTCGTTTTTGATGGACTGGTATGCAGCTAGAACGACTTATAGTGGGGGCTATACCAAAAACAATCAAGGAGGTTATGACAAACATGGGAAAAAGGTTCTCTATGGCACCCATGCTTTACAGGCCACCTATAAACACCAGCATTTAGCCTTAGAAGGCTTTTATTATTTTTCACCACAAATTTTCAATGCCCCAGGTGTTAAAATCGGTTGGGACACTAATCCTAATTTTGATGGCGTAGGCTTTCGCTCTAATACGACCATTACAGGATTTTTTCCATTTTACTACCCTTGGATGATTGTTAATTCTAGTGGAAAACCGGTATATAAGTATGACACGCCAGCAACCAAAAATGGGCAAAATCTCATTATCCGTCAACGCTTTGATTTTAACAATTACAATGTATCCATCGCATTTTATAAGGTGTTTAGAAATGCAAATGGCTGGGTAGGTAATATGGGTAATCCCAGTGGTGTAATGATGGGAAATAACAGCATGTATGCCGGCTATACCGGCACAGCCCTTAAAAGGAATGCCACGACCATTCTTATCTCTTGTGGTGGCACTCATTTTGCAAAAAAATTCACATGGAAATTTGCCACGCAATATTCCACTGCGGTTGTATCATGGGAAGCAAGAGCCATGATTTCCTTAGGCTATAAGTTTTCTAACGCTCTGAGTGCTAACATAGACCTTGTGTATTATGGCATACATACCAATAAGGGCTTCAAAGCGGGTGAGAACGGACCTGTTGCTAAAGATTTTCCTGCTCTCTACTCTGATAGAAGTGCGTTATACACTAGCCTAGTAGCGTCTTTTTGATGCTACATTTTTACCCTATTTCACAGCTACTCTAAGGGGTTTAAAAATTGACCCCCCTACTTTGACTATTCAAGTGGCTTTGACATACGGGGTTTCAGCAAGCGGTGGATAAACTTTATTTTTGAAATACGCGTTCAAGCAAATTCTTATGCTCGCAATCAATACTAAGAGCGCTACAATCATAAAAAACACGCATAAAATCGCATTAATCGTATGGTTAAACAAGGATTTTTTAAGCGAGTTTAATTCTTTTTCATCAGTCGTTATAGCGATTTTTTCTTTTAAAATTTGCATGTGTGCCACATGGGAGACATTATTAAGCACCATATCATCACTTTTTGGCATAACTTTTAAAATACCGCTATAAAAAGTGATAAACAAAATGAGAGCCGCTGGAATAGCGCTTACCATTGCCCCTTTAAAACGCCCCATTTTAAACAGCACTGTAGTAACCAATAATAACGCCATGCCCGCTAACATCTGGTTACTCACGCCAAATAAAGGCCATAGCGTATAAATTCCCCCCTTAGGGTCAATCGTGCCTTGATACAAGAAATACCCCCACCCTGCTACACATAAAATTGTGGCAAAAATCCCTGCACTATAAGAACTAAGATTACCCAAAGGCTTATAAACATTACCAAGCAAATCTTGAATCATAAAGCGAGCGGTTCGCGTGCCAGCATCAACAGCGGTTAGAATAAAGAGAGCTTCAAACAAAATCGCAAAGTGATACCAAAACGCCATAACACTAGGATCGCCTAAAATTTGATACACAATCATTGCTAAACCGATTGCAAAAGTGGGGGCTCCACCCGTGCGGCTTAAAATGGAGTTTTCACCGATATTTTTTGTCATCTCACTAATTTCTTCAGCACTGATACTAAAGCCCCATGAGCTAATCACAGAAGCAGCATCAGCAATATCTTTAGTAATACTAATTTCTGGCGAATTGATAGCAAAATAAAGCCCTGGGTGTAAAATCCCTGCACACACTAATGCCATAAGAGCTACGATACTCTCCATAACCATAGAACCATAGCCTACAAGTCTTGCATCACTTTCCTTAGCAAGCATTTTAGGCGTAGTGCCTGAAGAAATTAAGGCATGAAAGCCACTAATGGTTCCGCAAGCCACCGTGATAAACAAAAAAGGAAACACACTCCCTGCAAACACAGGCCCGCTACCATCTAAAAATTGCGTAACTTTAGGAATTTGCAAAGGCGGAGCGACTAGAATAATCGCCACAATTAACACCCCTATAACGCCAATTTTTAAAAAAGTGCTTAAATAATCTCGTGGAGCGAGCAAAAACCATACCGGTAGAATGGAAGCCACAAAACCATAGCCCATAATCATCCACGCTAAAGTGCTAGCTTCAAAGGTAAACATTTCAGCTAATTTAGGGTCTAAAGAAACATATTTTCCCGCATAAATGGCAATAATCAATAACACAAAGCCAATGATAGAAATCTCTAAGGTTTTATGCGGTCTTAAAAAACGCATATAAAGCCCCATAAAAATCGCAATAGGAATCGTCATAGCAATGGTGAAAAAGCCCCAAGGTGAGTGCGCTAGAGCCTTTACCACTACCATAGCCAAAATCGCAATAATAATTATCATAATACCTAAAATGCCTAAACTTGCGATAGCCCCCACAAATTTACCCATTTCAAGCTTAATCATTTCACCTAGTGATTTGCCATCACGCCTAATAGAAGCAAAAAGCACCACAAAATCATGCACACAACCCCCTAAAACCGAGCCTATCAAAATCCATAAGATAGAAGGTAAGTAACCCATTTGAGCAGCTAGTATAGGGCCAACTAATGGGCCAGCCCCAGCAATGGCGGCAAAATGATGCCCAAAGGTTACAACTTTGTCTGTAGGCACGAAGTCCTTGCCATCATTTCTCACGCATGCGGGCGTAGCTCTATTATCATCAAGTCTTAACACCCTATAAGCGATGAAATGGCTATAGAAGCGATAGCCTATGCTATAGATACAAGCACTCGCTACTACAAGCCATAGCGTGTTAATGCTCTCGCCCTTATGCAAAGCTAATACACCCAAACAAATTGCCCCTAAAATGGCGACCAATACCCAAGCCAAAGAGATTAAACCTTTTTGCATCTATTCTCCCTAAATTTCCATGAATTGTTCAAATTTTTGACGAGTTTTTATTATAATTCAAAATTTCTTTGAATTATAGACTAAGAATAGCTTATAAACTCTCTGTTAAATGCTAAGTTTATTCAAACTTCTTTTGGTAACAATTAGGAGAAATAGAGCCATTTTTAGTATGATACTTTATAGTATCGTATATTAAGGTAATATATTATGAATTTAGATTGGACTTTTATGTTGCATTCTATTCCTGCGTTCATCAAGGGGTTAGAACTCACGCTTTACATTTCCTTATTAGGGGTTTTGTTATCGCTTGTTGTAGGGCTTTTATGTGCGGTAATTTTGTATTTTAAAACACGCTTTGTATTTCCTATCGTTTATGTATATGGCGAAATTGCAAGAAACACGCCCCTATTAATCCAGCTTTTCTTGTTGTATTATGGACTGAATGAAATCGGTTTGAGTGCTTTAGAATGTGCTGTTCTGGCGTTAGGGTTCTTAGGTGGGGGATATATGAGTCAAAGTTTTTTGCTTGGGTTTAAAAGCTTAGCCCCTATCCAAAAAGAGAGTGCTTTGAGTTTAGGGCTTAGCCCTTTGAAACTTATGTATTACATTATTTTGCCCCAAAGTTTAAGTGTTTCTATGCCTTCACTAGGTGCAAATGTGATTTTCTTGCTCAAAGAGACTTCTGTGGTGGGTGCGATAGCTCTCACAGATATTATGTTTGTTGCAAAGGATTTTATTGGCATCTATTATAAAACCACTGAAAGCCTTTTAATGCTTAGTTTGACTTATTTAATTGCCCTACTTCCTTTGAGTGTTTTGTTTGTCGTTTTGGAGCGTTCTTTTAAAAAGAAAGTGGCTTAAAATGGAGGTTTTATTTGAGTTAGACAATCTTAAGCGCTTGTTAGAGGGGCTTAAGATGACCCTTTTTATTGCATTAAGCTCTATTATTTTTTCGGTGTTTTTAGGGGTGCTTTTAGGAAGTGTGATGGCGTTTGGCTCTAAAGTTTTAGTTTTTATGTGTCGTGTGTATTTAGAAAGCGTGCGTATTATTCCGCTTTTAGCATGGCTATTTATTGTGTATTTTGGATTAGCAAGCTTACTCAATGTGCATATAAGTGCTGTTTTGGCAAGCATTATCGTTTTTAGTTTGTGGGGTTGTGCAGAAATGATGGATTTGACTAGGGGAGCTTTGACTTCTGTTGGCAAACATCAAGTAGAAAGCGCGTTAGCGTTAGGAATGGAGTCAAAAATGATTGTTTTTAACATTATTTTCCCACAAAGCTTTTTGTCCTTATTGCCTTCTGGTCTCAATCTATTCACACGCATGATTAAAACCACCGCTTTGGTCTCTCTCATTGGAGTGATTGATTTGTTAAAGGTGGGACAGCAAATTATAGAGCTTAATCTCTTACGCATGCCTAATGCAAGCTTTGTGGTTTATGGAGTGATTTTAATGCTTTATTTTGGTTTATGCTATAGTTTGAGCCTGTATAGTTCTTACTTAGAAAAAAAATATCAATACATCAGGGGTTAGAATGAGCGTGATTTTAGAAACCAAAGGGTTAAAAAAACTTATCAAGGCCATTTGGTTTTAGATGGCATTAATTTCACTTTAAAAAAGGGCGAAGTAGCGGTTATTTTAGGGCCTAGTGGGTGTGGAAAAAGCACTTTTTTAAGGTGCTTGAATGGGCTTGAAAAAATTGATGAAGGCGAAATTATTTTTGAGCAAAAAAATATCAACACCCATGCGACTAATTGGAGTGAGTTACGCCAAAAAATAGGCATGGTATTTCAAAATTATGAGTTATTTCCGCATTTAAATGTCCTAGATAATATCTTACTCGCCCCCTTAAAAGTGCAAAAACGCCAAAAAGATGAAGTCAAATCTCAAGCTATAGAGCTTTTAAGGCGTGTGGGTTTAGAACATAAACAAAAAGCTTACCCTAAAGAGTTGAGCGGTGGACAAAAGCAACGAGTAGCCATTGTGCGTTCTTTATGCATGCAACCTACTATCATGCTTTTTGATGAAGTAACCGCTTCCTTAGACCCCGAAATGGTAAAAGAAGTTTTAGAAGTGATTTTAGAATTAGCTAACACAGGCATGAGCATGGTTATTGTTACGCATGAAATGAAATTTGCTCAAAAAATCGCTAAAAAAATCGTGTTTTTTGATAGTGGTAAAATCGCTGAAGAAAGTAATGCAAAAGAATTTTTTGATAACCCTAAATCTCAAAGAGCACAAAAATTTTTAGAAACCTTTCATTTTTTAGGGAGCTGTTAAAAAAAATTTGCTAAAAAGAGTATTTTAGTTTCAAAAAAGGATTGTTTATGAAAACAAATAGGCTTTTTAAAGTGTGGGGGGCGTTCTTAGTTCTAATGGCATTATTTTTTAGTGCATGCTCTGATAGTCAAAAAGAAAAGCAAGATGCTTTAGAAGTGATTCAGCAAAGGGGGGTTTTAAAGGTAGGAGTTTTTAGTGATAAACCCCCTTTTGGCTTTGTAGATGCTAAGGGAGAGTATCAGGGTTTTGACATTGCTATTGCTAAA is a window encoding:
- a CDS encoding glucose-6-phosphate dehydrogenase, with translation MLGFDLVLFGATGDLAMRKLFISLYEIYIHYGFKESTKIIASGRKNLSSKEFLTLLCEKTQLDKREKGKEFLAHLSYFCVRLDNPKDFESLSKIVTKNKPLIFYFSIAPSFFATTAQNLAKNALNHANARLILEKPLGHDLKTCKEIAQTISAYFKEEQIFRIDHYLGKKGVQNILELRLNNPIFNSLWEQISSVEICLYETLGVEERGEFYDKVGALRDMVQNHILQILSLIATDLPKDLKDLRKEKIKVLKTLQPPKDFEKQVVRAQYQGYRDENNVNSKSQTETFVAIKAFLDTPKFKNVPFYLKTAKKMPYNQTSVKIHFNSINTLEFSLSQNKITLTLKDNQNPLVLETHNTHEFLQPYAKLLYDAIQNNQNNFAHQLELEASWVFIDTLMESFINNATPLRFYESHNLNESEFLKPLYQ
- the pgl gene encoding 6-phosphogluconolactonase, whose product is MGYQLFEFESLESCHKALIENFKEFFNATLREHNEVAIAFSGGKSPISLLQKLSVLDLEYQHCLVSLVDERIVTPSSNDSNTKLLHDYLLQNNAKNARLISLLGDDLGDKNALLDFANKHFKQPHLAILGMGTDGHTASLFPETNAFLNEEKENIVFTKPTNAPYERLSMSINALENCEKLFLSISGTEKREVLEKALQENAPYSLPIARILHSKKVTTEIYYAKD
- a CDS encoding glucokinase, whose translation is MPKTKTYPRLLADIGGTNARFGLEIAPRQIEYIEVLQCKDFESLSDAVRFYLSKYKENLKLHPLYGSFAVATPIMGDFVQMTNNHWTFSIETTRQCLGLEKLLVINDFEAQAYAISAMQESDLAQVGGIKCEINAPKAILGPGTGLGVSTLIHNSDGSLKVLPGEGGHVSFAPFDDLEILVWQYARSKFNHVSAERFLSGSGLVLIYEALSKRKGFQKAAKLSKAELTPQIISERALNGDYPLCRLTLDTFCAMLGTLASDVALTLGARGGVYLCGGIIPRFIDYFKTSPFRVRFETKGRMGAFLASIPVHVVLKKTPGLDGAGIALENYLV
- a CDS encoding DNA cytosine methyltransferase, yielding MRFRVADIFCGAGGLSYGFSTHPNFELIWANDIDKDAILSYQANHKNTQTILCDITQLNCQNLPRTQIDILLGGPPCQSYSTLGKRQMDEKANLFKEYLRVLDLVKPKIFIFENVVGLMSMQKGQLFKKICSAFKDRGYILEYTILNALDYGVPQIRERVILVGVLKNFNRQFYFPKPTKKHFSLKDALGDLPQIQSGENGNALGYLKNADNDFLKFVRNSKELSEHSSPKNNEKLIEIMQTLKDGQSKDDLPKDLRPKSGYINTYAKMWWEKPAPTITRNFSTPSSSRCIHPRDSRALSIREGARLQSFRDDYKFYGSASAKRLQIGNAVPPLLSVALAHAVFDFLKG
- a CDS encoding HP1165 family MFS efflux transporter, with the translated sequence METLRKNILAYYGANFLLLIAQSLPHAILTPLLLSKGLSLSEILLVQTFFSFCVLVAEYPSGVLADLMSRKNLFLFSNLFLIASFCCVLFFDSFILMLLAWGFYGIASACKSGTIDATLITDIKENKQDLSKFLARNNQITYLSMIMGSSFGSFLYSKMHASMYMVALFLVLLCMLIIISFFKENQIPKKTQKGLKLLKEQVKGSLKELRDNPKLKILLVGHLIVPLFFMSHFNMWQAYFLAQGIKEQHLFIFYIAFQVISILVHFLKASSYSQKITLSCLVVLLSISPLLLTNIPYLFIGVYALMVAFFTYMSYCLGYQFSSFVSKNNISSLSSLMSSCVRVISVLILSLSSLELHYFSPLSIITAHFTITLLILFFFLYKAKVFSA